In Mixophyes fleayi isolate aMixFle1 chromosome 4, aMixFle1.hap1, whole genome shotgun sequence, the following proteins share a genomic window:
- the LOC142150743 gene encoding olfactory receptor 6N1-like produces MNQTITEFVILGFSSLVSSRHPIFAMLLFAYFLIITGNVTITFMIWIDTRLHTPMYMFVGMLSFLDICYTAVTIPQILLIFWIGSVYIDLPVCLLQMYFFHSLGITENYLLTIMAYDRYIAICNPLRYSTILTSRCCKYLIFGCWLCGFMSPVTKLILASSLPFCGSNEIHHLFCDLSPLLHLACTDTSLNVIVDFVINSCIIILTSVFIVLTYIKILITIMRMNTAEGRSKTLSTCAAHISVVLIFFSSVAFMYVRPQQIYAPQYDQLVTINYTVLTPLLNPVVYSLRNKEIKKAIKKRLHFRCTNHNF; encoded by the coding sequence atgaacCAAACAATTACTGAATTTGTTATTTTGGGATTTTCAAGCTTGGTATCATCGCGTCATCCTATTTTTGCAATGTTGCTTTTTGCTTACTTTCTTATAATTACTGGAAATGTAACAATAACTTTCATGATCTGGATTGACACACGTCTCCACACACCCATGTACATGTTTGTAGGAATGCTATCTTTTCTTGATATATGTTATACTGCTGTAACAATTCCTCAAATACTGCTTATATTTTGGATCGGGAGCGTTTACATTGATTTGCCCGTCTGTCTACTTCAgatgtatttttttcattcacTGGGGATAACTGAGAATTACCTTTTGACAATTATGGCCTACGATCGCTACATAGCTATTTGCAACCCTCTGCGATATTCTACTATCCTGACTTCCAGATGTTGCAAGTATCTAATTTTTGGATGTTGGTTGTGTGGTTTTATGAGTCCTGTAACAAAACTGATATTAGCATCTTCGCTTCCATTTTGTGGTTCTAATGAAATACACCATCTTTTTTGTGACTTGTCTCCTCTATTACATCTGGCTTGCACAGACACTTCTCTCAATGTTATTGTTGACTTTGTCATTAACTCATGCATTATTATACTAACTTCTGTATTTATTGTCTTGACTTACATTAAAATCCTGATAACAATAATGAGGATGAACACAGCAGAAGGACGCAGCAAGACTTTATCAACATGTGCAGCTCATATCTCTGTTGTGCtgattttcttttcaagtgtagcTTTTATGTATGTAAGACCACAGCAGATATATGCACCACAATATGATCAACTGGTAACCATCAATTATACAGTGTTGACTCCACTGTTAAATCCTGTTGTATACAGTCTAAGGAATAAGGAGATTAAGAAGGCAATTAAAAAACGTCTACATTTCAGATGTACCAATCACAATTTTTAG